In a single window of the Octopus sinensis linkage group LG1, ASM634580v1, whole genome shotgun sequence genome:
- the LOC115212064 gene encoding uncharacterized protein LOC115212064 isoform X3, with product MVGNDREQRSIHETSLSCGNVKNNNENCKETIKNDCILMSIKMEEEENSEEEESNDNISNKLKSNIHKDNADSLSYYADFLNNIFRCQYCKFSTTDKEELNKHRSVHSKEKQHKCSQCDYECHYRADLIRHCAKHSDEKRYKCPHCDFATKWRRNVRHHLLKHTNERPYQCQICEFSFKRLQDLKYHMYRHNDEKPIKCDECEFCCKTNYELKCHKLKHSDVRRFPCTFEGCTQQCKTKSDLTKHLKTHNGEKNHICSLCGKGFTTAGCLNKHVQRHDTRKQFICHLCLKKFKSKASLKNHLKIHEGIRPFVCDICEKSFTNKYNMMKHQETHGDNRPFRCPICPYGARSSEHLLAHIGSMHGHSYAYFCELCKKPFRRHGQLRIHLKRMHKGSKEATAAADFTHNSTSSLPISRSENAKNTCDKLPVSKSNNENKYLNSKKTDALSSNITKQSCLSSTKPVEDKSAIDVAKTEQASNLDSKCPPVSEDSKSGIKNGDDDGNQHVAIETTELKPTKKQKNDSKKYVEGFHLPLATKGFTFNFEKKGKKPRSWFMDPNYMPADAAEKQKAYLNRKAKLSKLKKSEAKEKMKQKKKLKIDDKPKQSVIVQKTGLVKASKKKVKLVKNLNTKKMLRKKNKSKSLKKCIPLTEGCKVKIESLRSDFEDDVCWENKLIINNKNNQMVKSVTDEIYTPYQDIHPELSIPTKIKQEPTDDPGDILNIEMPSSPVKTVLFETLLKSETGEFSTDLTESVSTESKIGEMTETSADYCDNKSLPCNNRLESSNQLQITSDGTTKDNTSPLSPSGVFKLENLSIRKTDSNKTMLVYTISQEIGDTCQSSSSDLQITELFSSSTGPGETVIKQEPIQLDNYSLTNQINSFSLNPNINIKMDKNEPFLFDQEKLNSSITSPSQTLAPLSESNQNNQDKELNDPVSSENLGGFEIIDSHTNNKYYIKPFTTPNSDKTISLANNLTNDFSLDGYYEKIATVEGIQDGKLTLSHSFNLDPSKSLSTLDKNVHNNCDSLSNSVSSTSTMENFYSTESVISQEVLPNHSPTSNSSVLSLQKLDCDDVTLPVTVTEKEMSLSERDPFQFSSNLDFGHPKYHQFLQTHNSFHDTSKCNDSNILRVPHINLSNKTEKGSDLVYPPTFHPSSILEAVEANQQVRTSANSMAFNSESNEISTKCPVLLSTLNSQFFVNEPFKETSEKLGTITTNNILPKPPSDEAQALYEYEMEFDEKSILRDNINITMLGSYSSEPQEKTNPFSVFSCTNENNNLLEMTVNSDLNDNVGHKPVCNDVNLISAKPELDWDSEDNLTQNYILLNPSC from the coding sequence ATGGTGGGTAATGACAGAGAGCAAAGAAGTATTCATGAAACTTCCTTATCGTGTGGAAATGTCAAGAACAATAATGAAAATTGCAAAGAAACCATTAAAAATGATTGTATTTTAATGTCGataaaaatggaagaagaagaaaatagcgAAGAGGAGGAGAGTAACGATAATATCAGTAATAAATTGAAAAGTAATATCCACAAAGATAATGCAGATTCATTGAGCTATTATGCAGATTTCCTCAACAACATATTTCGATGCCAATACTGTAAGTTCAGCACTACAGATAAAGAAGAGTTAAACAAACATCGTTCTGTTCACAGTAAAGAAAAACAGCACAAGTGCAGCCAGTGTGATTATGAATGCCATTATCGTGCTGACCTTATTCGACACTGTGCAAAACATTCAGATGAGAAACGTTATAAGTGTCCCCACTGTGATTTTGCCACAAAGTGGCGCCGTAATGTACGGCATCATCTTCTGAAACATACCAATGAACGGCCTTACCAATGTCAGATATGTGAATTCAGTTTCAAACGCCTACAAGACCTCAAATATCACATGTATCGACATAATGATGAGAAGCCAATAAAATGTGATGAATGCGAATTCTGTTGTAAGACAAATTATGAACTTAAGTGCCACAAACTAAAACACAGTGATGTACGCCGATTTCCATGCACATTTGAAGGTTGCACCCAGCAATGTAAAACCAAATCTGACCTTACTAAGCATCTTAAGACTCACAATGGTGAGAAAAATCACATCTGTTCTTTATGTGGGAAAGGTTTTACAACAGCCGGTTGTCTTAATAAGCATGTTCAGCGTCACGATACACGTAAGCAATTTATCTGCCATTTGTGTCTGAAGAAATTTAAATCCAAAGCTAGCTTAAAAAACCATCTTAAAATTCATGAAGGAATTCGCCCGTTTGTTTGTGATATCTGTGAAAAATCTTTCACTAATAAATACAATATGATGAAACATCAAGAGACGCATGGTGACAACCGTCCATTTCGCTGTCCTATCTGTCCTTACGGAGCACGATCGAGTGAACATCTTTTAGCACACATTGGCTCTATGCATGGTCATTCTTATGCTTACTTCTGTGAACTCTGTAAGAAACCATTCCGTCGTCATGGCCAGTTACGTATACATCTTAAGAGAATGCACAAAGGAAGTAAAGAGGCCACAGCTGCAGCAGATTTTACTCATAATTCTACATCTTCACTACCCATTTCTAGATCCGAAAATGCAAAAAATACTTGTGATAAGCTTCCTGTCTCAAAATCTAATAATGAAAacaagtatttgaactcaaagaaaACTGATGCTTTATCATCTAACATTACAAAGCAGTCTTGTTTATCTTCAACAAAACCTGTAGAAGACAAATCTGCTATTGATGTTGCTAAGACTGAACAAGCAAGTAATTTAGATAGTAAATGTCCCCCTGTTAGTGAGGACTCTAAATCTGGTAttaaaaatggtgatgatgatggtaatcagCATGTAGCTATAGAGACTACTGAATTAAAACCTACTAAGAAACAGAAAAATGATTCTAAGAAATATGTTGAAGGTTTTCATTTACCTCTTGCAACAAAGGGTTtcacatttaattttgaaaaaaagggTAAGAAACCTCGTTCTTGGTTTATGGATCCCAATTATATGCCTGCTGATGCTGCTGAGAAACAGAAAGCCTACCTCAACCGCAAAGCAAAATTATCAAAACTGAAAAAGTCGGAGGCAAAAGAGAAgatgaaacagaagaagaagttAAAGATTGATGACAAACCCAAACAATCAGTTATTGTTCAAAAAACTGGCTTGGTTAAAGCCAGCAAAAAGAAGGTAAAACTTGTGAAAAACctgaatacaaaaaaaatgttaagaaaaaaaaataagtcgAAAAGTTTAAAAAAGTGTATTCCTTTAACCGAAGGATGCAAAGTAAAGATAGAATCATTGAGGTCTGATTTTGAAGATGATGTTTGCtgggaaaataaattaataataaacaacaaaaacaatcagATGGTTAAAAGTGTCACTGATGAAATATATACACCTTATCAAGATATTCATCCTGAACTTTCAATCCCCACCAAGATCAAACAGGAACCAACAGATGATCCTGGTGATATTTTAAACATAGAAATGCCTTCAAGTCCTGTAAAAACTGTTCTTTTTGAAACTCTTTTGAAGTCAGAGACTGGTGAATTTAGCACGGATTTAACAGAATCTGTGTCAACAGAAAGCAAGATTGGTGAGATGACAGAAACATCTGCTGATTATTGTGATAATAAAAGTTTGCCCTGCAACAACAGATTGGAATCTTCTAACCAGCTACAAATAACTTCAGATGGGACAACTAAAGATAACACAAGTCCTTTGTCGCCTTCAGGAGTATTTAAATTAGAAAATCTGTCCATACGAAAAACTGATTCAAATAAAACTATGCTAGTCTACACTATTTCTCAAGAAATTGGAGATACATGTCAGTCTTCGAGTTCAGATCTTCAAATAACTGAACTATTTAGCAGCTCAACTGGTCCTGGAGAAACTGTTATTAAACAGGAACCAATTCAGCTTGATAATTACTCTCTTACTAACCAAATAAATTCTTTTAGTTTAAACCCTAACATAAACATTAAAATGGATAAAAATGAGCCCTTTCTTTTTGATCAAGAAAAACTCAATAGTAGTATAACCTCTCCATCCCAAACACTTGCTCCTTTATCTGAGTCTAATCAAAATAATCAGGACAAGGAACTAAATGATCCTGTATCTTCTGAAAATTTAGGTGGATTTGAAATAATAGATTctcatacaaataataaatattatatcaaaCCCTTTACCACGCCAAATAGTGATAAAACAATTTCTCTTGCCAACAACCTTACAAATGATTTTAGCTTAGATGGTTACTATGAAAAAATAGCCACTGTAGAAGGGATTCAAGATGGGAAATTAACCTTGTCTCATAGTTTCAATTTAGATCCATCCAAATCCTTGTCCACGTTAGACAAAAATGTCCACAACAACTGTGATTCTCTTTCAAACTCTGTGTCTTCAACTTCAACAATGGAAAACTTTTACAGTACTGAATCTGTGATTTCCCAAGAAGTACTTCCTAATCATTCACCTACCTCAAATTCGTCAGTGTTATCTCTACAGAAGTTGGATTGTGATGATGTAACATTACCAGTTACTGTCACTGAAAAAGAGATGAGTCTGTCTGAAAGAGATccatttcagttttcttctaattTGGATTTTGGCCACCCAAAGTATCATCAGTTTCTACAGACTCATAACTCCTTCCATGATACATCTAAGTGCAATGATTCTAACATTCTAAGAGTACCTCATATTAATTTGtcaaataaaactgaaaaggGTTCTGATTTAGTTTACCCACCAACATTTCATCCTTCTAGCATATTAGAGGCAGTAGAAGCTAACCAGCAAGTAAGAACATCTGCTAATAGTATGGCTTTTAATTCTGAAAGCAATGAAATAAGCACTAAATGTCCTGTTTTGTTGTCAACACTAAACAGTCAATTTTTTGTTAATGAACCTTTTAAAGAAACGTCAGAGAAACTTGGAACAATCACAACTAATAACATCTTACCTAAACCTCCATCTGATGAGGCCCAAGCTTTGTATGAATATGAAATGGAATTTGATGAAAAAAGTATTCTTCGAGATAACATCAACATTACTATGCTTGGTTCCTATTCTTCTGAACCTCAGGAAAAAACAAATCCATTTTCAGTATTTTCTtgtacaaatgaaaataataatttgctTGAAATGACAGTCAATTCTGATCTAAACGACAATGTTGGTCATAAGCCTGTATGCAATGATGTAAACTTAATATCAGCTAAACCAGAACTTGACTGGGATTCTGAAGACAATTTGACTCAAAATTATATTCTATTAAATCCGAGTTGCTGA